In the Orenia marismortui DSM 5156 genome, one interval contains:
- a CDS encoding glucodextranase DOMON-like domain-containing protein, whose translation MLRLMNFILVFLIIFFCICYGSIVEAESNIIFQMNDPVGDEYGPGTYTYPKNEQFSPYEGLFDLTYFKVDSSNENYNLYFKFIELVNPWHAKYGFSHQLVQVYISNSDEGKLETFKKGANIRFEERNPWNKLIKITGWSLEVFDYQDKATKDAIIKEDRIEILDDKKTIKVSIPKELLGDLSKAQYYVLVGSLDGFAYDNYREVIKESEGWKFGGGSNTDLNPNVLDILVPEGMDQKEILGSFDLQQGRLAVVRAVGPELGLHWKLIIIFGFLTVFLATIIGAGIKYLSKLFTNV comes from the coding sequence ATGCTAAGATTAATGAATTTTATATTAGTATTTTTGATTATATTTTTTTGCATATGTTATGGATCTATAGTAGAGGCAGAAAGTAATATTATTTTTCAAATGAATGATCCAGTTGGAGATGAATATGGCCCAGGGACTTATACTTATCCCAAGAATGAACAATTCAGTCCTTATGAAGGATTATTTGATTTGACCTATTTTAAGGTTGATTCTAGTAATGAGAATTATAACTTATATTTTAAGTTTATAGAGCTAGTGAATCCTTGGCATGCTAAATATGGTTTTAGTCATCAGTTAGTTCAAGTTTATATCAGTAATAGTGATGAAGGTAAGTTGGAAACTTTTAAAAAAGGTGCAAATATTAGATTTGAAGAAAGAAATCCATGGAATAAATTAATTAAAATAACAGGATGGTCATTGGAGGTTTTTGACTATCAAGATAAAGCTACAAAAGATGCCATAATAAAAGAGGATAGAATAGAGATATTAGATGATAAAAAAACGATTAAGGTAAGTATCCCTAAAGAGCTTTTGGGAGATCTTTCTAAAGCACAATATTATGTTTTAGTAGGCTCTTTAGATGGATTTGCTTATGATAACTATCGTGAAGTAATCAAGGAATCGGAAGGGTGGAAGTTTGGTGGTGGAAGTAATACAGATCTTAATCCAAATGTCTTAGATATTTTAGTACCTGAAGGGATGGATCAAAAAGAAATATTAGGTAGTTTTGATCTGCAACAAGGTAGATTAGCAGTTGTACGTGCTGTAGGTCCTGAGTTAGGGCTACATTGGAAATTGATTATTATCTTTGGGTTTCTGACTGTTTTTTTAGCTACAATAATAGGGGCAGGAATTAAATATTTATCCAAGCTATT